The genomic interval atttttataattgtNNNNNNNNNNNNNNNNNNNNNNNNNNNNNNNNNNNNNNNGTCTGTTTTCCCTAAAGCTGTATTTGATATACAGCAGTACTGAGAAGTAGCATATTATGCAAGTAAAAGATTATAGTGACTTGTCCAAGTAGGATTTCTTTTTAGATTCTATTCatcatctatatttctttttttccttttccccatatttcaattttatattgaTAAGGAAAAGCTGTACAAAATTTAAACATGCaaccacataaatacacataatataaataatcaataatacaaatatatttctgAAAGCTGCTTAATATTTTTAGCATACTATAGAGGTCTGTGATACCAAGtatgatatttttcatatatgacaGTTAACatgtatataactaaaatattttttgtaattttgtatattgAATGTACCAGTCTGCTAACTGTAAAGTGTACATGAGATAAAAGATATTAAATCTTTTGTGCAGCTCAGCCAGAATGTTTTTTGGTACCCATGGCTTCACCCTGTATTGTTCCATGGGCACTGTAAAATTAGTTTTGAATATCTGTGTGAGCACACATTATGCATGAATATGGCAGATAAGAATACATTTAAAAAGTGTACACTTTAAACTAAAAAGGTCGTGGATGAGATTTTACATGCAAATAGCAAAGTTAGGAGTCTGgtgaatgtatatttattactGATGCTAATAAAAGCATTTCTAAAATTGAAGGTATTTTGCTTCNNNNNNNNNNNNNNNNNNNNNNNNNNNNNNNNNNNNNNNNNNNNNNNNNNNNNNNNNNNNNNNNNNNNNNNNNNNNNNNNNNNNNNNNNNNNNNNNNNNNNNNNNNNNNNNNNNNNNNNNNNNNNNNNNNNNNNNNNNNNNNNNNNNNNNNNNNNNNNNNNNNNNNNNNNNNNNNNNNNNNNNNNNNNNNNNNNNNNNNNNNNNNNNNNNNNNNNNNNNNNNNNNNNNNNNNNNNNNNNNNNNNNNNNNNNNNNNNNNNNNNNNNNNNNNNNNNNNNNNNNNNNNNNNNNNNNNNNNNNNNNNNNNNNNNNNNNNNNNNNNNNNNNNNNNNNNNNNNNNNNNNNNNNNNNNNNNNNNNNNNNNNNNNNNNNNNNNNNNNNNNNNNNNNNNNNNNNNNNNNNNNNNNNNNNNNNNNNNNNNNNNNNNNNNNNNNNNNNNNNNNNNNNNNNNNNNNNNNNNNNNNNNNNNNNNNNNNNNNNNNNNNNNNNNNNNNNNNNNNNNNNNNNNNNNNNNNNNNACCCTTGNNNNNNNNNNNNNNNNNNNNNNNNNNNNNNNNNNNNNNNNNNNNNNNNNNNNNNNNNNNNNNNNNNNNNNNNNNNNNNNNNNNNNNNNNNNNNNNNNNNNNNNNNNNNNNNNNNNNNNNNNNNNNNNNNNNNNNNNNNNNNNNNNNNNNNNNNNNNNNNNNNNNNNNNNNNNNNNNTGCCTCCTAACAAAGGAGTAACAAATAAGCTTATATTAACCAAGATGCCCTGCATAGTTCTACCTTTCAGTAacttattgttttaataatgaagagtatattttgcattatttctaCGGTTTATGCATTTTGCATGTACTGTTACCTGTACCTTAGCACCACAGAGATATCACTTCCCCAGACTGTAGTGGCCACAGCAGGTACAGATGCCATGGTATTTGCACTATAGTGCTGTTCACCAGAAAATGTAATGCTATGGAGTTTCTGTAGAGCCCTAGTGAATGCAAGGCAGGTATACACCAGGAACAATTCCTCTAAGATCTGTGATGCCTCCTTATTCAATTTACAATGAGTGAAAATGCTGAGCACCCTCGAAGAAATTAATTGTTACCAGTCACAGAGCAAAACAAATACTGACACAATCCTATGGTAAAATGACAAGAAAACCCAGCCAAGTGGCAATAAGTTCGGACATGTCAGGACACCATTTTTTTATCACATGCATATCTTGAGATACTATGTGCATGTTACTATCTTctcttaacaaacacacacaaaaaattattattaacacatGTCTACTAGAGGTCCTAAAGTGATGTCTTATCAAATCTTACATGTCACTGATTTTCAAATAGGAGGTTATGATGCAGTTTCTAGGGGTTAATGAGGCACTTTCTAACAATAATAGTTCAAGGAGNNNNNNNNNNNNNNNNNNNNNNNNNNNNNNNNGTAAAGAGGGAAACATTAACATTCATCACATCTGAAAATTATACATGTGTTATATGAATGTTTCTTAcacataaaatgcataaaaaattaagcattccaaattttctttcctttaatttcacATAACAGAAGAGGAATGGAGTATGAATAATGGCAATCTATTTGTAATACTGCCAGGGGGTAACAAGCAAACCACTACCAAAATTGATATTACAGGTGTGTTACAGGTATGGAATTAACCCTTTGATTGCTATAAGCAGATATATCTGGCcaaaatatcattactgttaacagTGGAAAGCAGATTTACTGCacagccttgaaaaaaaaaaatcatgctacaAGCTGACAAACCCTTACTGACTTCCAAACATTGTGCTGCCTCTTACTGACCTGGTAGATGCTGCCTAAGAGCTTAGCCttatgaatgttaaaaaaaaactttatttcacattttttttgcaatctttatttttccacatattttattaaatattacattGCAGAGGAATAATCAGTGAATTTTACTGAAAATGGTACCTGCAGGAGATACTCAAAATGTATTGCAGGACTGAACATGTCAATTCTATTTTTCGGAgaataatttacattattatgcGAATGATCTTGTAATTAAATTCTGCAGTTAATGAGTTAAAAGGGTTGAAAAGAAGGGCAGTTCCTTACAGGACCAAATATGACAGCCTTTGTTCTCTGTTTCACTTGAGACAAAATAGCAAAGCCACCCCcctaagaagtagaagaaaaaatctaTATTACAAATATCCACATTATAATGACTGAAGATGAAATAATTGTGTAATGAAGTTGGTAAAAGACATTTTCCCTATTCTCTGTGCATATGAAGCTCTGAAATTATATCCTTTGGaggttaattaaaagaaaattcagaGCATTTGTTATATAAAGTATTGACTGGGCACTCAAGATAATTTCATGTTAACTTTAATCAAACCTTTGCCAGATACAAATTTAACTTAGgagagaaatgataagaaatattaaaCCAATAACAGCTGTATTAAAAATTGGCTATGGCCAGCAATGCAGGGGTGGTGGCATGCACTGGCAGTTTCCCCCTTTGGTGTCCCGCATATTCTATACTTCAAGCACTATATCAGGTTCCTAATAACTAGTGGCTTTATTTCataaacaaaacttttaaaatttcaatttaagTGCCAGTATCTAGTGGTgacaccaaaaaattatattgctACTGTTGGAGAAAGATGAGCTCCCTCTGATGAGACAATGGCATGGGGTATGTCATTATGTGATGCAATCTGCAACTCAGCCCACCACAGGTATTGCATATTATGCCATACATGGTTACAGGGTTGAGGAATTACTCAACATACTGATGATGttttacaaaggaaaaaatgCTGATGATTAAtaccactttatttttttctgggNNNNNNNNNNNNNNNNNNNNNNNNNNNNNNNNNNNNNNNNNNNNNNNNNNNNNNNNNNNNNNNNNTCATAATACATATTCTCAAgtcatcaatatttttcttatcctctcttaATAACTACCATAGTGTTTTAACCTGTATAAGCGTACTGTTCCTCCGTTATTACCAGCCGCGATATAACCTCCATTTGGTGAAAATTGTGCCACTTGGACTCTTGCCAGGTTTGTGCCCTCTCTTGGAAAGTTTGTGAAGTAGGTCATAGAAGGGAAATGTACCTGTTGAAAAATTAACATTTTGTATACATTTGTACAAAAAGTAAGTCAAGTcccaaaaaaatgttaattttttttttaattaatttattcattatcacttattGAAAGGTGTGAATATCTGTTTTAGTACTTTTGGTGATTAaattgaaaactgaaaaaaattaagGTATCAAAATTTTGTAGTCATGGAGGATTGCCTGTGTAATATTCTGTGATATAATTATGtacttttgaaatatatatatataagtaaaattttaataaaattgataaaaagagtATTTCCTTCATGCAAAAATTCAAATCTGCTCACATAAACTatcttaaataatataaaaattgggtTAATACATATGTCATAtggtaatatatacttattttatttggCATGGAAAAAGTGCTATCAACTCATTGATGCCACGAGTGCATGTAAACATAGACAGNNNNNNNNNNNNNNNNNNNNNNNNNNNNNNNNNNNNNNNNNNNNNNNNNNNNNNNNNNNNNNNNNNNNNNNNNNNNNNGGCTGATTCCTTGAATTTATCAGAAAGAAAGATTCCTATTTTttgacactattattattttcaataataattacaTGGGTAATACTGATATCATGACAGAAACAAATCATGTCCCCCCCACAAATTAGCCAAAGAGATAAGATAAGGTAGGGCTACTAAGTTATTTTTTGGTAAGTAAGTGTTCATGAAGTTGTCAATGTGTacataaaaatcaacaaaagaaaACTATGGTGGCCTTTTACTTACTCTGCACCAATAGCATACAGACcctaaaatgatgatatataatttgaAAGCCTATTTTTGAACTAAGAACCATAaggacaaacaagaaagaaataatgggagaagaaatagacaatggaagaaggggaaaaacagaagagtTATGGACCAAGAAAtgaagaatagatatagagaccatgaaagaagaaaggagatatgGACCATGAAAGAATggcaggaggaaggaaaatgggaagaaggaaaacaaggaaaaatagaccaagaaagaaagagattaaagaCAGATATGgactaagaaagaaagatggagactATGAAAGacggatagaaagaaaaatatagaaagaatggAGTCATGAATCATGAAATAAGGCAGTAAAAGTATAAACCAAGAAACAAAAAGATATGGGCCATGAACAACAGAAAGgatatgaaaggagaaaaagaaaataaatacaaacaaaaataaaggaaaaaaaaatcagtcaagaaataaataaaaagataatgacagaaaagaaggaaaaatacatttaccatgaaagatggaaaaaaaggacaTATGAACcaggaaaaaaggaatgagagatggTGATATGGACCAGAAAAAACATATGGAgaaggaatgaaggggggggggggggaaggggtttgggttaaaaaaaaaaggaaggaaagtagaGAATGCAAGGgaatatactgtaaaaaaaaatcctgtaatgGATATTAGTCATAAAATGAACAACAACCAGAAAATAGGAACTTACTAATTTAAAAGCATTTTCCTTGAACTCTGATCCCATTGCAAGAAGTTCAGAAGAGGTATTGAAAGTTAGTGAAGTCACAGATGTAACAAGTTTATCTAGAACTTTCACAGGTAATGGTGTATCCTTTGTAAGGTCAGCAGtgtcatatatattcacaatgcCTGATGATGATCCACAAGCTAAGTATTGGTTGTTTGGAGAGAGAGCTATTGACATTCCATCTATGCAACCATCATCATAGAACTTCTGGACACACTGCCTATTGTTAATATCCCAGGTCAACACATCACCTCCATCTGAAATGAATTATAAAGTATACTCTTAAAAGACTGTAAAAAAACTATAACACTTAATACTCCACATAATACTGCAACTTCAGCATTATTCCTCAAAGAAAAATCTTACTCTCGAGAAACTAACTTCCATGGGTATACATCCTTGTTCCACTCGAATTGAAGGTGGCTGATGTTACTTCCTCTGAAGCCTGGAGCGTGTCAATGTGTGAGAGGGTTTTGGTGTCAAATATGTGAATCAATGATTTGGACCCAAAGAAGAACAAAAGTTCACCATCAGGGGAAATTACAAATTTCTGaaaaagagagcaaaataaatgaacaaacaaatgtTCTCAAAACACAATAATCTTTCAATAAAATATTCAGAATTCTGAAGATGTACTAATTTCATTAATTAACCttactaaaataaaacaaatatatccaCTTTAAAAATACTACACTGCTGTTGGTATACTGTCAGTCAAACATANNNNNNNNNNNNNNNNNNNNNNNNNNNNNNNNNNNNNNNNNNNNNNNNNNNNNNNNNNNNNNNNNNNNNNNNNNNNNNNNNNNNNNNNNNNNNNNNNNNNNNNNNNNNNNNNNNNNNNNNNNNNNNNNNNNNNNNNNNNNNNNNNNNNNNNNNNNNNNNNNNNNNNNNNNNNNNNNNNNNNNNNNNNNNNNNNNNNNNNNNNNNNNNNNNNNNNNNNNNNNNNNNNNNNNNNNNNNNNNNNNNNNNNNNNNNNNNNNNNNNNNNNNNNNNNNNNNNNNNNNNNNNNNNNNNNNNNNNNNNNNNNNNNNNNNNNNNNNNNNNNNNNNNNNNNNNNNNNNNNNNNNNNNNNNNNNNNNNNNNNNNNNNNNNNNNNNtttggggggcgaggggggggNNNNNNNNNNNNNNNNNNNNNNNNNNNNNNNNNNNNNNNNNNNNNNNNNNNNNNNNNNNNNNNNNNNNNNNNNNNNNNNNNNNNNNNNNNNNNNNNNNNNNNNNNNNNNNNNNNNNNNNNNNNNNNNNNNNNNNNNNNNNNNNNNNNNNNNNNNNNNNNNNNNNNNNNNNNNNNNNNNNNNNNNNNNNNNNNNNNNNNNNNNNNNNNNNNNNNNNNNNNNNNNNNNNNNNNNNNNNNNNNNNNNNNNNNNNNNNNNNNNNNNNNNNNNNNNNNNNNNNNNNNNNNNNNNNNNNNNNNNNNNNNNNNNNNNNNNNNNNNNNNNNNNNNNNNNNNNNNNNNNNNNNNNNNNNNNNNNNNNNNNNNNNNNNNNNNNNNNNNNNNNNNNNNNNNNNNNNNNNNNNNNNNNNNNNNNNNNNNNNNNNNNNNNNNNNNTGCGCATCGGGAActcacccgtcggcaaagggttaatacataaatatatcaataatccaTTCCGCAAACATTAAAATCTTCCAACAGTATTCACAATTGGAACTGTCAATGagctttatcataaaaaaagtataataaccaATTCCATTCTAAAAACAAAACATGATGCTCCTAGAAGAGATGCATACTTTTAATCAAACGTCAACACTACCACCAACaagcaaagacaaaaacaataaaaccttaCCTTCATGCATCTACGGTCTTCTGATTTGTTCCAGGGTATCTTGATCTCTTTGCCACCCTCCATATCATACACAAAGAAGTGCCCATACAGGTCTGACCCTACCACAAATCGCCGCCCATCCCTGAAGAACTTGGCACACTTTATGGGGAATCTCGGAAACTTCATAGTCTGAATTTTGTGGTTGTGTAAGCCATCAACCtggatgaagaaggggaagataaatataaagataaatataaagaatacaaAGTATCTAAAAACATANNNNNNNNNNNNNNNNNNNNNNNNNNNNNNNNGTGACATAAAAAttcaactacaataacaatgacaaaaaaaattacaatgataaaattaataattatactgataaaaatttttatatattgtaaaggtaATTTCTAATATTTCTTTTCAGAATGATTTCTTCCTTTTAGTTACTTTATTTACCTAAATATATGATTAGTTGATAAAGGCAGCTATCAAGCACATTGGCCAAGGAATTTGAGAAGTCTAAAGCAAGTTGCACACCTGGAATAGTGTTGCAGAGCCATTTGTTTTTGAAAAGCCTGCTACCAAGGCCACTTGGAAAATAGGGTTGAACTCCACTCCTTTGATGATAGCACCCTCAGCATAGGTTGCACGATTCAGGTCTGAAAGCATTTTGTATTCTAGTACTGATTTGGGTAGCCTGGAAGGGCCTTCTGAGGATATGTAATTTCCAGTTCTCTGAAATAAAATAACAGGATACCTTTGTATTACTATACCAGCACATATGAAAATATACCACCACATACTGTATGACCATTCAAAAAGTGATAAAACTGTTGGATAACTCATCATTAATCCATACCCTATTgaaatcaccctcatcatcagAATCATTTTCAATCTTGCGGTCAAGCTGAGCCCATTCTGGTGTTGATCCCATTGCTAACTCAAACTTTTCTTTCAACATGTTTTCATATCTCTCATCAGAGACTTCTCTTGCACCTCT from Penaeus monodon isolate SGIC_2016 chromosome 21, NSTDA_Pmon_1, whole genome shotgun sequence carries:
- the LOC119586320 gene encoding U3 small nucleolar RNA-associated protein 18 homolog (The sequence of the model RefSeq protein was modified relative to this genomic sequence to represent the inferred CDS: added 48 bases not found in genome assembly); protein product: MKNKSGQSKTGSKSGQSDMKNEIGQSNTSKERGQEKIKKKIKRSDTMVHTKNFPKQNRKNAKKRPAFSIDTMGNRGKKRKTDAWRKVSYEATNTFVSHKEIRRERELVEDLFGDVDLPEVDAKVKEEEPRSINQLKGDRKKKDADDPYDHHDDRKTAEKKPVWVDEDDDNIRVKDVMANMSKMRGKRGAREVSDERYENMLKEKFELAMGSTPEWAQLDRKIENDSDDEGDFNRRTGNYISSEGPSRLPKSVLEYKMLSDLNRATYAEGAIIKGVEFNPIFQVALVAGFSKTNGSATLFQVDGLHNHKIQTMKFPRFPIKCAKFFRDGRRFVVGSDLYGHFFVYDMEGGKEIKIPWNKSEDRRCMKKFVISPDGELLFFFGSKSLIHIFDTKTLSHIDTLQASEEVTSATFNSSGTRMYTHGNGGDVLTWDINNRQCVQKFYDDGCIDGMSIALSPNNQYLACGSSSGIVNIYDTADLTKDTPLPVKVLDKLVTSVTSLTFNTSSELLAMGSEFKENAFKLVHFPSMTYFTNFPREGTNLARVQVAQFSPNGGYIAAGNNGGTVRLYRLKHYGSY